The Streptomyces sp. SS1-1 genome has a segment encoding these proteins:
- the rimM gene encoding ribosome maturation factor RimM (Essential for efficient processing of 16S rRNA) produces the protein MQLVVGRIGRAHGIKGEVTVEVRTDEPELRLAPGAVLATDPASTGPLTIESGRVHSGRLLLRFEGVRDRTGAEALRNTLLIADVDPDELPEEEDEYYDHQLMDLDVVTADGVEVGRITEISHLPTQDLFIVERPDGSEVMIPFVSEIVTEIDLEEQRAVITPPPGLIDDRAEIASSRDAEAES, from the coding sequence GTGCAGCTGGTAGTCGGACGGATCGGCCGGGCCCACGGCATCAAGGGCGAGGTCACCGTCGAGGTACGCACCGACGAGCCCGAGCTGCGGCTCGCCCCCGGAGCCGTGCTCGCCACCGATCCCGCCTCCACGGGACCCCTCACCATCGAGAGCGGCCGCGTCCACAGCGGACGCCTCCTGCTGCGCTTCGAGGGCGTACGCGACCGCACCGGCGCCGAGGCCCTGCGCAACACCCTCCTGATCGCGGACGTCGACCCCGACGAGCTGCCCGAGGAGGAGGACGAGTACTACGACCACCAGCTCATGGACCTGGACGTGGTCACCGCGGACGGCGTCGAGGTCGGCCGCATCACCGAGATCTCGCACCTGCCCACCCAGGACCTCTTCATCGTCGAACGGCCCGACGGGAGCGAGGTGATGATCCCCTTCGTCTCCGAGATCGTCACCGAGATCGACCTGGAGGAGCAGCGGGCCGTCATCACCCCGCCGCCCGGCCTCATCGACGACCGGGCGGAGATCGCCTCGTCCCGCGACGCGGAGGCCGAGAGCTGA
- a CDS encoding RNA-binding protein, which produces MLEEALEHLVKGIVDNPDDVQVASRNLRRGRVLEVRVHPDDLGKVIGRNGRTARALRTVVGAIGGRGVRVDLVDVDHVR; this is translated from the coding sequence ATGCTCGAGGAGGCTCTCGAGCACCTCGTGAAGGGCATCGTCGACAACCCTGACGATGTGCAGGTCGCCTCGCGCAACCTGCGCCGCGGGCGTGTGCTGGAGGTCCGGGTCCACCCCGACGACCTCGGCAAGGTGATCGGCCGCAACGGCCGCACCGCACGCGCTCTGCGCACCGTCGTGGGCGCCATCGGCGGCCGCGGTGTCCGCGTCGACCTCGTCGACGTGGACCACGTCCGCTGA
- the rpsP gene encoding 30S ribosomal protein S16 — protein MAVKIKLKRLGKIRSPHYRIVVADSRTRRDGRAIEEIGKYHPTYNPSVIEVDAERVAYWLGVGAQPTEPVLAILKKTGDWQKFKGEPAPAPLLTAEPKKARPSFEALGGDDEGKGEAITQKKKAEKKDEAAAESESAEA, from the coding sequence GTGGCAGTCAAGATCAAGCTGAAGCGTCTGGGCAAGATCCGTTCGCCTCACTACCGCATCGTCGTCGCCGACTCCCGCACCCGTCGTGACGGCCGTGCGATCGAGGAGATCGGCAAGTACCACCCGACCTACAACCCGTCGGTCATCGAGGTGGACGCCGAGCGCGTGGCGTACTGGCTGGGTGTCGGCGCGCAGCCGACCGAGCCCGTCCTCGCCATCCTGAAGAAGACCGGCGACTGGCAGAAGTTCAAGGGCGAGCCCGCCCCGGCTCCGCTGCTGACCGCCGAGCCGAAGAAGGCGCGCCCGTCGTTCGAGGCCCTCGGTGGCGACGACGAGGGCAAGGGTGAGGCCATCACCCAGAAGAAGAAGGCGGAGAAGAAGGACGAGGCCGCGGCCGAGTCCGAGTCGGCCGAGGCCTGA